The following is a genomic window from Nitrospirota bacterium.
ATCGCGTCCTTGGCCTGATCGCGCAGGCTCGTGAAGGCGCTGTCAGCGACGATCGCGGAAAACGCGCCTGTTTTCGCCGCGGCGAGGATCGCGGATGAACCGCCCAGGGAAAAGCCGTAAATGCCGATGCGACCGGGAGCAATCTCATGCCGTGTCTTGAGAAATTCGAGTGCAGCGATGATGTCCTTTTGTTCATGATAGCCGAGCGATGTTCTCCGGCCGCTGCTTTCCCCGTGGGCACGGAAATCGAACAGAAGAACAAAGTGGCCCCGTTGTGCAAGCGAAACCGCAAGCTCGGTGAAATCCGACCGGTTGGCGCCCACACCATGGCAGATGATGATGGCAGGGGATTTCGTTCCAGGATGCGAGGGTTTAACCAGCCAGCCTTTTAAAACAATGCCGTCCGCGCTGATAAACGAGACGTCTTCGTAGTCAGCTTTGAATTCGGATGGCGGTATATGGAGCGGATACTTCGGAGGATGGGTATTGGCATACACCAGGATGAATGACAGCGCGACGATGAGGATAATGATGCCGATAAGAATGTTCATGGCGGTTTTCATGATTTCAGTTTATGTTTCTCTTGCCTCTTGCCCCTGAACCTTGAACCCTTTTTGAACATCTACCTGCCATAGCGGATGTCGAAATGTTTATATTCTTCTTTGTACCGCTCCC
Proteins encoded in this region:
- a CDS encoding alpha/beta fold hydrolase, which codes for MNILIGIIILIVALSFILVYANTHPPKYPLHIPPSEFKADYEDVSFISADGIVLKGWLVKPSHPGTKSPAIIICHGVGANRSDFTELAVSLAQRGHFVLLFDFRAHGESSGRRTSLGYHEQKDIIAALEFLKTRHEIAPGRIGIYGFSLGGSSAILAAAKTGAFSAIVADSAFTSLRDQAKDAITGFYHLPSFPFLQLAVLGYELYFQTRVDSIAPVKVIATIAPKPVLIIAGEGDRLIPADNGKKLFAAAGEPKELWIIPVSDHGGTLAAAGSEYEEKVGGFFDRNLK